CTGGGAACTACATCAAGGGACTCCGCGAGATGGGCATAAATGCTGCGTTGAAACATCTCGTGTGCAACGACCAGGAGCACGAAAGGATGGCTGTCAACACCATCATCACTCAACGTGCATTGAGAGAAATATACCTCTTGCCTTTCATGATTGCAACTAGGCTGGGCAAACCTGCGGCCATGATGACGGCATACAACCAGGTCAACGGTCTCCACGTCGCGGAACATCGAAGCATCCTGAGAGACATCGTAAGGAACGAGTGGAAGTGGGATGGACTTTTTGTAAGCGACTGGTGAGTGAGCCTTGTTTGAGAGAACGCTTGGTGCTGTGCAACTCTAATGTTCCAGTAGGTTTGGCACCTACAGCACAAGTGAAGCGGTCAACGCTGGTCTTGACCTCGAAATGCCAGGTCCATCAAGGTGGCGAGGATCAGCACTTGTGCATGCAGTTTCAGCAAACAAGGTCCTTGTCTCCGAGCTGAATGATCGAGTTCGTGCTGTTCTCAAGCTAGTGAAGGACTCATCGAAGGCGGGAATCCCCGAAAATGCGCCAGAGCTCGAACTCAATCGCCCCGCCGATCAACGTCTCCTTCGAAGGGTCGCTGCCGAGTCAATTGTGCTTCTCAAAAACCAAGACAACGTGCTTCCGTTCTCTCATGAGCGTCGGATCGCTGTTATTGGACCCAACGCCAAGGTTGCGACATATTGCGGTGGCGGAAGTGCTTCTCTCAATGCCTACAGCACAACTACTCCACTGGAAGGCATCCAAGCTTTAGCCACCGGGGGTGTCGACTTCGCACAAGGGGCTTATGGGCATCAGATGCTGCCCCAGCTTGGAAAAGATCTTACCACGAATGGCAAACCCGGCTTCGCATTACGCTTCTTCAACGACCCTCCAACTTGCACAAAGAGATACCTTCTTGAAGAGCGAATCCTGGACGATTCGAACATATTTTTCTTAGACTACGATCACCCTGATCTCAAGGAGATCTGGTACGCAGAAGCTGAAGGCTATTTCACTCCTGCCGAATCTGGTGTGTACGACTTTGGACTATGCGTGCAGGGTACAGGGCGATTGTACATCGATGGTGACCTGCTAATCGAAAATGTCGAGAATCAGAGGCCTGGGCCTAGCTTTCTGGGATCAGGTACACTTGAAGAGACTGGTGCCAAAGAGCTTGTTGCGAGTCAATCGTATCGACTTACAGTGCAGTGGGGGTGCGCCAAAACAAGTACAAGAAAGACCCCTGGAACTGTCGACTTTGGCCACGGTGGTCTTCGCTTCG
Above is a genomic segment from Ascochyta rabiei chromosome 10, complete sequence containing:
- a CDS encoding Beta-glucosidase; this translates as MSDGPNGIRGTKFFGSVPSACLPCGTAIGATFDSDLAVKIGHLLGDEARAKGAHVVLGPTINIQRGPLGGRGFESYSEDPLLSGVLAGNYIKGLREMGINAALKHLVCNDQEHERMAVNTIITQRALREIYLLPFMIATRLGKPAAMMTAYNQVNGLHVAEHRSILRDIVRNEWKWDGLFVSDCRFGTYSTSEAVNAGLDLEMPGPSRWRGSALVHAVSANKVLVSELNDRVRAVLKLVKDSSKAGIPENAPELELNRPADQRLLRRVAAESIVLLKNQDNVLPFSHERRIAVIGPNAKVATYCGGGSASLNAYSTTTPLEGIQALATGGVDFAQGAYGHQMLPQLGKDLTTNGKPGFALRFFNDPPTCTKRYLLEERILDDSNIFFLDYDHPDLKEIWYAEAEGYFTPAESGVYDFGLCVQGTGRLYIDGDLLIENVENQRPGPSFLGSGTLEETGAKELVASQSYRLTVQWGCAKTSTRKTPGTVDFGHGGLRFGGCLRIDPDEAIAAAVRLARTVDQVVICAGLGPEWESEGDDRVSMDLPPNTDKLIAQVLEANPNTAVIVQSGTPVAMPWSGKAKAILHAWYGGNEGGNGIADVLFGQVNPSGKLPLTFPRRLKDNPTYLNYRSEGGRVLYGEDVYVGYRYYEQTELSPLFPFGHGLSYTTFSLSNLQLDLKSGDDQLTARCTLTNTGLRAGAEVVQVYIEPVSPPIRRPVKELKGFAKRYVEPGQSVDVEVLIDMLRDTSYWAELSGKWCSHAGTYNVVVGTSSAGEHLSGSVRSTKTRYWSV